The Denticeps clupeoides chromosome 5, fDenClu1.1, whole genome shotgun sequence genome includes a region encoding these proteins:
- the ptpn23a gene encoding tyrosine-protein phosphatase non-receptor type 23 produces MEAVPRMPMIWLDLKEAGEFQFSTSVKQFILKNYGEDPDNYNEQLKKLDQLRQSAVNVTRDFEGCSTLRKYFGQLHYLQSRVPMGPEQEAAVPISWTEIFSGKTVTHDDISYEQACILYNLGALHSMLGAMDNRVSEEGMKVSCTHFQCSAGAFTYLRDHFSHNFSVDMSHQILNLNINLMLGQAQECLLEKSMLDNRKSFLVARISAQVVDYYKEACRALENSETASMLGKIQKDWKKLVQMKIYYFAAIAHLHMGKQAEEQQKYGERLAYLQSSLDKLTEAMKLAKGQPDSVQEALRFTMDVIGGKFNSAKKDNDFIYHETVPSLETLPSVKGAPLVKALPVNPTDPSVTGPDIFSKLVPMAAHEASSLYSEEKAKLLRDVMAKIDSKNETLEQFMDSLSLDPDSIDNMNMYNNIPTVLMEKCAALSVRPDTVKNLIQSMQVLSGVFTDVESSLREIRSVLESDEAGERSLEEAAGKPAVPGQPSALSEIRRDLEKYLEAHEKASFTNTELHRAMNLHISNLRLLGGPLENLKEALPKPQLTEDEVAGLQCMKRILGKVQEMQDQRSSLEKQLRELIQQDDITAALVTTERADMKRIFEEQLKKYEQVKVYIDQNLAAQENILKALTEANVQYASVRKILAETEHKWNSTVQTLVASYEAYEDLMKKSQEGKEFYEDLEAKASKLLERAKSVCKLREEERQGLLERELQKKTPARPTAPKPPIQKKASDVDPSLEDPELAQLTAAILALGGDLPEELCSMPPEFSLPPTMRPPAGVSTSMQWPGAAPIRFPPNLPSPQLLARIPCLPTPLPTQGFPHSLPHGPLPQQYSRLPTPQPTASQTPPVSGYIPPISNSQPGQPPAGPIPIRPSTTTVDSVQTPIPSNPPAPVQPTPHIPTPVSGGYVLPPQMPPYPQYMAQPGVPQSLPSQLQHHHLPRPPASGQQQPHYQALPRPGLGPQVPLQAQPQHPAYIAQPRQAGPTNLQQHLMGQVPPHMHSSAPQAPHPQTQLHQSYAVSSLIPGSHPPSQPLSPVTQSQLPTHVPHQQIPGSTHQMPSAAMSNIPQPKQQVPIVPQPYMALVSQQMHPCPHPPMPHPIQQMTPGPHMQMPMSPQPGIPNSAAQLPQVPQAIPPSHSHMPLASQSVPPSQTQMPPVPQPVMPCHPQVPPTSQAVPSSAHSQIPAISKQMSPPMPSVSQQVPHSSHAQMPSQPLHPSAFPGQPLQGSLTAQAQMHSAVQFPSQPPLHPNAFTPQQQPHLQAHTQPHPQMPPHVPHHPIHMPQQPGPPHPGAVCYPGPPSVVTHHAPTAGSQQAQTPLTPQTLVPQQIPASTSYAAPPPGGNAAPGALQTSVPGGPSSHPQSIIPPSSGASVVGQQPNILPSPSPSPSPSPGPSSLGVNPQRPSPSLTPVGGTQHPQLSSNSSSSVPAVDTLFQRQNSSTDDLLSSSPESQHGGTKDTANVLLPTKADPQEDGQRRKKSEGVRIIEGDPYQSPQRVSQLCAELERFKSTVQSLEHPTGDGSLSELDAHWKDLQDQQEKDARQLSIAIARCYTMKNRHQDVMPYDSNRVVLQSGKDDYINASFIEDLSPYCPRLIATQSPLTGTAADFWLMVYEQKVSVIVMLVSELELEKQKVPRYFPSERGQQLSQGPITLTLTTQKTTQTHVERMISLQYRDQSLKRTAIHLQFTSWPELGLPESKSNLIHFIQEVHGHYLHQRPLHTPIVVHCSSGVGRTGAFCLLYAALQELEAGNGIPDLILLVQKMRQQRKNMLQEKLHLKFCYEAVLKHAEQVLQRHGICSMPSTKTMNSTAVKPYTWQESQDLVLGGDMPISSIQATVAKLSIRPQNSTESDPNATLDPTALGDVPQHETLGECSPPHDFSPSESQPASYSPPPTTSTSPVKTQSPPPTKQDNGLDVNPVPLAANSQLPPDPAPNTAPSPSSSSLDLLASLTPEAFTLDPTCRGKQRINKQSFLQPQEGQGLKGPPQGDDPLSCLDPLWTLNKT; encoded by the exons ggGATGAAGGTGTCCTGTACACACTTCCAGTGCTCTGCTGGGGCCTTCACCTACCTCAGAGATCACTTCAGCCACAACTTCAGTGTGGACATGAGCCACCAGATCCTCAATCTAAACATTAATCTAATGCTG GGCCAGGCTCAAGAATGTCTTCTTGAGAAATCCATGCTGGACAACCGAAAAAGCTTCCTTGTGGCCAGGATCAGTGCTCAG gtAGTGGATTATTACAAAGAAGCATGTAGAGCACTGGAGAATTCAGAAACTGCGTCCATGTTAGGAAAGATTCAGAAAGATTGGAAGAAACTAGTGCAAATGAAGATCTACTACTTCGCTGCAATTGCTCAT CTGCACATGGGCAAACAGGCAGAGGAGCAACAGAAATATGGAGAAAGG CTGGCTTACCTGCAGAGCTCTCTGGACAAGCTCACTGAGGCTATGAAGTTGGCTAAG gggcAACCTGACAGTGTCCAGGAAGCCCTGAGATTCACCATGGATGTCATTGGAGGAAA GTTTAACTCAGCAAAGAAAGATAATGACTTCATCTACCATGAGACTGTTCCCTCCTTAGAAACACTACCATCTGTCAAAG GAGCACCGCTGGTCAAAGCATTGCCTGTAAACCCAACTGATCCCAGTGTCACGGGTCCCGACATATTCTCAAAACTGGTCCCGATGGCTGCCCATGAGGCCTCCTCTCTTTACAG TGAAGAGAAGGCCAAGCTGTTGCGGGATGTTATGGCTAAGATTGACAGTAAAAATGAGACTCTGGA GCAGTTCATGGACTCTCTGAGTCTAGACCCTGACTCTATAGACAATATGAACATGTACAACAACATCCCAACTgtgttgatggaaaagtgtgcTGCTCTTAGTGTGAGACCAGATACTGTGAAGAACCTTATACAGTCAATGCAGG TCCTGTCAGGTGTGTTCACTGACGTTGAGTCCTCGTTGCGAGAGATTCGGAGTGTGTTGGAGTCAGATGAGGCTGGGGAGAGGAGCTTGGAGGAGGCTGCTGGGAAGCCGGCAGTGCCAGGCCAACCTTCTGCACTGTCTGAGATTCGTAGAGACCTCGAGAAGTACCTAGAGGCTCATGAAAAAGCCAGCTTCACCAACACTGAACTCCATCGAGCCATGAATCTACACATCAGTAATCTACGCTTGCTGGGAGGACCACTTGAAAATCTAAAAGAGGCACTGCCAAAGCCACAGCTCACtgaag atGAGGTTGCTGGTCTCCAGTGCATGAAGAGGATTCTGGGTAAAGTACAAGAGATGCAAGACCAGCGGAGCTCCCTGGAAAAGCAGCTGCGTGAGCTAATCCAGCAGGATGATATCACTGCTGCACTGGTCACCACAGAGCGTGCAGATATGAAG AGAATTTTTGAAGAGCAGCTGAAGAAGTATGAGCAGGTGAAGGTGTATATTGATCAGAACCTTGCTGCCCAAGAGAACATACTAAAAGCCTTGACTGAAGCCAATGTACAGTATGCCTCAGTCCGCAAGATTTTAGCTGAGACTGAACACAA GTGGAACAGCACAGTGCAGACACTGGTGGCCTCCTATGAAGCTTATGAAGACTTAATGAAGAAGTCCCAAGAGGGGAAGGAGTTTTATGAGGATTTGGAGGCCAAGGCATCAAAGCTACTAGAGAGAGCTAAATCTGTCTGTAAATTGAGAGAGGAAGAGCGGCAAGGTTTACTGGAGAG AGAGCTTCAAAAGAAAACCCCAGCAAGGCCAACAGCTCCCAAGCCCCCTATTCAGAAGAAGGCCTCAGATGTAGACCCCAGCCTTGAAGACCCTGAGCTGGCTCAGCTAACAGCTGCCATCTTAGCCTTGGGTGGTGACCTTCCAGAGGAATTGTGCAGCATGCCTCCAGAATTCAGTCTCCCTCCAACAATGCGTCCACCTGCAGGGGTCAGCACTTCTATGCAATGGCCTGGTGCAGCGCCCATTAGATTTCCCCCAAACCTGCCTTCTCCTCAGCTCTTGGCTCGAATTCCTTGCCTCCCTACACCACTACCAACACAGGGCTTTCCCCACAGTTTGCCTCATGGTCCTCTACCTCAGCAATATTCTCGACTACCCACACCCCAACCCACTGCTTCTCAGACTCCACCTGTATCTGGCTATATCCCTCCAATTTCAAATTCACAGCCCGGACAACCTCCAGCTGGACCTATTCCAATCAGACCCTCCACCACCACTGTGGATAGTGTCCAGACACCCATCCCCAGCAACCCACCCGCCCCTGTTCAGCCTACTCCACACATACCCACTCCTGTCTCTGGTGGGTATGTTCTGCCCCCACAGATGCCTCCTTACCCACAGTACATGGCACAGCCTGGTGTTCCCCAGAGCTTGCCTTCTCAGCTGCAGCACCACCACCTCCCCCGGCCTCCCGCCTCTGGGCAACAACAGCCACACTATCAGGCCTTGCCCAGACCAGGACTTGGACCTCAGGTGCCTCTACAGGCCCAACCCCAGCATCCAGCCTACATAGCTCAGCCTAGACAAGCTGGACCCACCAATCTCCAACAACATTTAATGGGGCAAGTCCCACCTCACATGCATTCAAGTGCACCCCAAGCACCTCATCCACAAACACAGCTCCACCAAAGCTATGCTGTGTCTTCACTGATTCCTGGTTCTCACCCTCCATCACAACCTTTAAGTCCAGTCACCCAGAGCCAGTTGCCTACTCATGTCCCCCATCAACAAATCCCTGGCTCCACACATCAGATGCCTTCTGCTGCCATGTCTAACATACCCCAACCCAAACAACAAGTGCCCATTGTTCCCCAGCCTTATATGGCCCTTGTCAGCCAGCAAATGCACCCATGTCCACATCCACCAATGCCTCATCCTATTCAGCAGATGACCCCTGGTCCACATATGCAAATGCCCATGAGTCCCCAACCTGGAATCCCAAACTCCGCTGCACAGCTGCCACAAGTTCCACAGGCAATACCACCTTCTCACTCTCATATGCCTTTAGCTTCTCAATCAGTACCCCCTTCTCAAACACAAATGCCACCAGTTCCTCAGCCAGTCATGCCTTGCCATCCACAGGTGCCACCAACATCTCAGGCAGTGCCATCGTCGGCACATTCACAGATTCCAGCCATTTCAAAGCAAATGTCTCCTCCGATGCCTTCTGTTTCCCAGCAAGTCCCTCATTCTTCACATGCACAAATGCCATCTCAGCCACTTCACCCTTCAGCATTTCCAGGACAGCCCCTGCAGGGTTCCCTCACTGCTCAGGCTCAAATGCATTCTGCTGTTCAGTTTCCCTCCCAGCCTCCCCTGCACCCTAATGCTTTTACACCACAGCAGCAACCTCAtttgcaagcacacacacagccccaccCACAGATGCCGCCTCATGTACCCCATCACCCTATTCATATGCCTCAGCAACCTGGACCACCACACCCAGGAGCAGTATGCTATCCAGGGCCTCCATCTGTGGTGACTCACCATGCACCCACAGCTGGTTCCCAGCAAGCTCAGACCCCTTTAACTCCCCAGACTCTGGTCCCTCAGCAGATCCCTGCTTCCACATCTTATGCTGCTCCCCCTCCTGGTGGAAACGCTGCACCTGGAGCCTTGCAGACCTCTGTTCCAGGAGGACCATCAAGTCATCCTCAGAGTATAATACCACCATCTTCTGGAGCATCAGTAGTAGGTCAACAGCCAAACATCCTGCCCTCACCGTCcccttctccctctccttcccCTGGCCCTTCATCTCTTGGTGTTAACCCTCAGAGACCCTCCCCTTCCCTCACCCCAGTGGGAGGAACACAGCACCCTCAGCTCTCCTCCAACTCGTCTTCCTCAGTACCAGCTGTAGACACCCTATTCCAACGTCAGAACTCTAGCACAGATGACCTACTCTCGTCAAGTCCAGAGAGCCAGCACGGGGGCACCAAAGACACTGCAAATGTCCTGTTACCGACTAAAGCTGATCCTCAAGAGGATGGCCAGCGGCGAAAGAAGTCAGAAGGTGTCCGGATAATCGAAGGGGACCCATACCAGTCACCACAGCGTGTCTCACAGCTGTGTGCGGAACTTGAACGGTTCAAGTCAACCGTCCAATCACTGGAGCATCCAACTGGTGATGGGAGTCTGTCAGAACTGGATGCCCATTGGAAGGATTTGCAAGATCAACAGGAGAAGGATGCTCGGCAGCTCTCCATTGCCATAGCTCGGTGCTACACCATGAAGAATCGCCACCAGGACGTAATGCCCTACGACAGCAACCGTGTGGTACTGCAGTCTGGCAAAGATGACTACATCAACGCGAGCTTTATTGAGGACCTCTCACCATACTGTCCTCGACTCATTGCGACTCAGTCTCCACTAACTGGCACAGCGGCTGATTTCTGGCTTATGGTTTATGAGCAGAAGGTCTCTGTGATAGTCATGCTGGTATCTGAACTGGAACTGGAGAAG CAAAAAGTGCCGCGCTACTTTCCATCAGAAAGAGGCCAGCAGCTCTCCCAGGGCCCAATCACACTGACGCTCACAACACAGAAGACTACACAGACTCACGTGGAACGGATGATCAGCCTCCAGTACCGGGACCAGAGCCTAAAACGCACTGCCATCCACCTGCAGTTCACCTCCTGGCCCGAGCT AGGGCTGCCTGAAAGCAAGAGCAACCTCATCCACTTCATTCAGGAGGTCCACGGCCATTACTTGCACCAGAGGCCTCTACACACTCCGATTGTCGTGCACTGCAG ctcggGTGTGGGCCGTACTGGTGCCTTTTGCCTGCTTTATGCTGCACTACAGGAGCTTGAGGCTGGAAATGGCATTCCTGACTTGATCCTTCTCGTCCAAAAAATGAGGCAGCAGAGGAAGAACATGCTGCAAGAGAAG CTACACCTGAAATTCTGCTATGAAGCTGTTCTGAAACACGCTGAGCAGGTCCTTCAGCGCCATGGAATCTGCAGCATGCCTAGCACTAAAACAATGAACAGCACAGCGGTGAAG CCCTACACATGGCAGGAGTCCCAGGACCTTGTTTTGGGAGGAGACATGCCCATTAGCTCCATCCAGGCCACTGTGGCAAAGCTCAGCATTCGCCCCCAAAATTCCACAGAGTCTGATCCAAATGCCACCCTGGATCCTACTGCTCTAGGGGATGTTCCCCAGCACGAAACTCTTGGTGAATGTTCACCTCCACATGACTTTTCTCCCAGTGAGTCTCAGCCAGCCAGTTACAGTCCTCCACCCACCACATCCACTTCACCAGTAAAAACTCAGTCTCCTCCTCCAACTAAGCAAGACAACGGGCTGGATGTCAATCCCGTGCCCTTGGCAGCCAACAGCCAACTTCCTCCTGACCCGGCGCCAAACACAGCGCCATCCCCGTCATCCTCCTCTCTTGATCTGCTGGCATCTCTGACACCTGAAGCCTTCACGCTAGACCCAACCTGTCGGGGGAAGCAGCGCATTAACAAGCAAAGCTTCCTCCAGCCACAGGAGGGGCAAGGCCTGAAGGGGCCACCGCAGGGAGACGATCCACTCAGCTGCCTGGACCCTCTCTGGACTCTCAACAAGACCTGA